A single window of Usitatibacter rugosus DNA harbors:
- a CDS encoding DUF2917 domain-containing protein — protein MSTCREMTLRDGEILSLSHARGREITVLAGRLWITEEASNDDVWLEAGQHANLSGDGLAVIESVGASCVEIH, from the coding sequence GTGAGCACTTGCCGCGAGATGACGCTTCGGGACGGCGAGATCCTCAGTCTTTCGCATGCGCGGGGCCGGGAGATCACGGTGCTCGCCGGCCGCCTCTGGATCACGGAGGAGGCCTCCAACGACGACGTGTGGCTCGAAGCCGGCCAGCACGCCAATCTTTCCGGCGACGGCCTCGCGGTGATCGAATCCGTCGGCGCGTCCTGCGTGGAGATCCATTGA
- a CDS encoding amidohydrolase family protein translates to MGFLTQDEIDALAPAESSLFRSPIPVQSVSSDEFEPSRQSAKQREFEARVKAIGSELAKHQGMSRRRFFTTAGGMAAAFVAMNDTHGPFYAVSRAEAATPEMAQARADTLKDQFVMDMHTHFLRDDTRIMTFVRQREAVGKAGWNPALAGKPQTIEDLKFANYFKEIFLDSDTKVACISGSYSEDPRDSFLTNEMKFDARARVNKEAGTKRMFSHAIFTPGQDGWLERAEREMETLKPDSWKCYTIGDNTNKHLAKHPFRLDDEKLLYPFYERLVKWSKDNPGLRNVCVHKGLFPPSIEKQYPHLLGYATVADVGKAAKDWPQLNFMIYHSAYRFPGGGTAEDAWAQLQRTGRIEWVNDLADIPAQYGVSNVYADLGQIFAQSTMADPRVCAFLMGSLVKGLGADHVVWGTDAIWTGSPQWQIEALRRLEIPEDMRKRYGFAPLGAADGPVKRAILGDTNARLYAFTPKQRTALADDRVAYFRNVYEREGGARTNLAYGYTRKGA, encoded by the coding sequence ATGGGTTTCCTCACGCAGGACGAGATCGACGCGCTGGCCCCGGCGGAATCGTCGCTGTTCCGCTCGCCGATCCCGGTGCAAAGCGTTTCCTCCGACGAGTTCGAGCCGTCGCGGCAAAGCGCCAAGCAGCGCGAGTTCGAGGCGCGCGTGAAGGCGATCGGCTCCGAGCTCGCGAAGCACCAGGGCATGAGCCGCCGGCGCTTCTTCACCACCGCGGGCGGCATGGCGGCGGCCTTCGTCGCGATGAACGACACGCACGGGCCGTTCTACGCGGTCTCGCGCGCCGAGGCCGCCACGCCCGAGATGGCGCAGGCGCGGGCCGACACACTGAAGGACCAGTTCGTGATGGACATGCACACGCATTTCCTTCGCGACGACACGCGCATCATGACCTTCGTGCGCCAGCGCGAGGCCGTGGGCAAGGCCGGCTGGAACCCGGCGCTGGCCGGCAAGCCGCAGACGATCGAGGACCTGAAGTTCGCCAACTACTTCAAGGAGATCTTCCTCGACAGCGACACGAAGGTCGCGTGCATCAGCGGCTCGTACTCGGAGGATCCCCGCGATTCCTTCCTCACCAACGAGATGAAGTTCGACGCGCGCGCCCGCGTGAACAAGGAGGCGGGCACGAAGCGCATGTTCTCGCACGCCATCTTCACGCCCGGGCAGGACGGCTGGCTGGAGCGCGCCGAGCGCGAGATGGAAACGCTCAAGCCCGATTCGTGGAAGTGCTACACGATCGGCGACAACACCAACAAGCACCTCGCGAAGCATCCGTTCCGCCTCGACGACGAGAAGCTCCTCTACCCGTTCTACGAGCGCCTGGTGAAGTGGAGCAAGGACAACCCGGGCCTTCGCAACGTGTGCGTGCACAAGGGGCTCTTCCCGCCGTCGATCGAGAAGCAGTACCCGCACCTCTTGGGCTACGCCACGGTCGCGGACGTGGGCAAGGCCGCGAAGGACTGGCCGCAGCTGAACTTCATGATCTACCACTCGGCGTATCGCTTCCCGGGCGGCGGCACGGCGGAGGATGCGTGGGCGCAGCTCCAGCGCACCGGGCGCATCGAGTGGGTGAACGACTTGGCCGACATCCCCGCGCAATACGGCGTGAGCAACGTCTACGCGGACCTGGGCCAGATCTTCGCGCAGAGCACGATGGCCGATCCGCGCGTGTGCGCCTTCCTCATGGGCTCGCTGGTGAAGGGGCTGGGCGCGGATCACGTCGTCTGGGGCACGGACGCGATCTGGACCGGCTCGCCGCAATGGCAGATCGAGGCGCTGCGCCGGTTGGAGATTCCAGAAGACATGCGCAAGCGCTACGGCTTCGCGCCGCTGGGTGCGGCCGACGGTCCGGTGAAGCGCGCCATCCTCGGCGACACCAACGCGCGGCTCTATGCCTTCACGCCGAAGCAGCGCACGGCGCTCGCCGACGACCGCGTCGCGTACTTCCGCAACGTCTATGAGCGCGAGGGCGGCGCCCGGACCAACCTCGCGTACGGATACACCCGCAAAGGAGCCTGA
- the gcvA gene encoding transcriptional regulator GcvA, which translates to MAQRLPPLATLRPFEAAARLESFSKAADELHLTHGAVSHQVRSLEEHLGTALFHRHGKRVTLTQEGRVFAERIRAALTEIAMAADVARDARRGNSLTVSVLPSFASRWLMPRLFRFMEAHPEIQVNVFANSAMANFAADGVDVGIRFGPGPWPPLVCERVLGDECFPVASPKFNRGRLPKKAKELLGLRIIREDRDYWKEWFEAAGVELEAPLGGPSFSDASYSLVAAIRGEGVALTRRSLVGDDIEQGRLVQLFPLAIPTKESYWIVYPKELAESAKIKAFAAWMKSELKTKEK; encoded by the coding sequence ATGGCCCAACGCCTGCCGCCGCTGGCTACGCTCCGCCCCTTCGAGGCGGCCGCGCGCCTGGAGAGCTTCTCGAAGGCCGCCGACGAGCTTCACCTCACGCACGGGGCGGTGAGCCACCAGGTGCGCTCGCTCGAGGAGCACCTTGGCACCGCGCTGTTTCACCGCCATGGCAAGCGCGTGACGCTCACCCAGGAAGGCCGCGTGTTCGCCGAGCGCATCCGTGCGGCGCTCACCGAGATCGCGATGGCCGCCGATGTGGCGCGCGATGCCCGGCGCGGCAACAGCCTCACCGTGAGCGTCCTGCCCTCCTTCGCCTCGCGCTGGCTGATGCCGCGACTCTTCCGCTTCATGGAGGCGCATCCCGAGATCCAGGTGAACGTGTTCGCCAACAGCGCCATGGCCAACTTCGCGGCCGACGGCGTGGACGTGGGCATCCGCTTCGGCCCGGGCCCGTGGCCGCCGCTGGTCTGCGAGCGCGTGCTGGGCGACGAGTGCTTCCCGGTGGCGAGCCCGAAGTTCAACCGCGGCCGGCTGCCGAAGAAGGCGAAGGAGTTGCTGGGGCTGCGCATCATCCGCGAGGACCGCGACTACTGGAAGGAATGGTTCGAGGCCGCGGGCGTGGAGCTCGAGGCTCCGCTGGGCGGCCCGTCATTCAGCGATGCGAGCTATTCGCTGGTGGCCGCCATCCGCGGTGAAGGTGTCGCCCTCACGCGCCGCTCCCTGGTCGGCGACGACATCGAGCAGGGCCGCCTTGTGCAGCTCTTCCCGCTCGCCATCCCGACGAAGGAGTCCTACTGGATCGTCTATCCGAAGGAGCTCGCCGAGTCCGCGAAGATCAAGGCTTTCGCAGCCTGGATGAAGAGCGAGCTGAAAACCAAAGAGAAGTAG
- a CDS encoding class II aldolase/adducin family protein → MDTIPSVKEQVSAAEWAVRTDLAAAYRLVAHFGWDDLVFTHLSARIPGPEHHFLINPYGMLFEEITASSLVKIDLAGKKVMASPFDINPAGFTIHSAVHEAREDAQCVMHLHTVDGVAVSCQKEGLRAISQQSLFPLSNLSYHGYEGLALNPEEKVRLVNDLGRNHFMILRNHGLLTCAPNVADAFLNMYILQKACEVQIRAQAGGGDLIPVPTPIIEGIRKSADIVMKQSGGMIAWPALLRMLDRNNAGWRH, encoded by the coding sequence ATGGATACGATCCCCAGCGTGAAGGAGCAGGTTTCGGCCGCCGAATGGGCGGTGCGGACGGATCTCGCCGCCGCCTACCGCCTGGTGGCGCACTTCGGATGGGACGACCTGGTCTTCACCCACCTGTCGGCGCGCATCCCCGGCCCCGAGCACCATTTCCTCATCAACCCGTACGGCATGCTCTTCGAGGAGATCACGGCCTCGAGCCTGGTGAAGATCGACCTCGCCGGCAAGAAGGTGATGGCCTCGCCGTTCGACATCAACCCCGCGGGCTTCACCATCCACTCCGCGGTGCACGAGGCGCGCGAGGATGCGCAGTGCGTGATGCACCTGCACACGGTCGACGGCGTCGCGGTGTCGTGCCAGAAGGAAGGGCTGCGCGCGATCTCGCAGCAGTCGCTCTTCCCGCTCTCCAACCTGTCGTACCACGGCTACGAGGGACTCGCGCTCAATCCCGAGGAGAAGGTACGCCTCGTGAACGACCTCGGCCGCAACCACTTCATGATCCTGCGCAACCACGGCCTGCTCACGTGCGCGCCGAACGTCGCCGATGCGTTCCTCAACATGTACATCCTGCAGAAGGCTTGCGAGGTGCAGATCCGGGCCCAGGCGGGTGGCGGGGATTTGATTCCGGTGCCCACGCCGATCATCGAGGGCATCCGCAAGAGCGCGGATATCGTCATGAAGCAGTCAGGCGGGATGATTGCCTGGCCGGCGTTACTGCGGATGCTTGATCGCAACAACGCCGGCTGGAGGCATTGA
- a CDS encoding cysteine hydrolase family protein, with product MKKTPALLLIDIQNDYFPGGLMALEGMEAAADKAAQLLAEFRARDWPRFHIQHVSTKAGATFFLPGSAGVEIHPSVQPADEEPVVMKHFPNAFRDTMLFDELWQCNARELVICGAMSNMCIDAATRHAVDFGLPSTVIHDACAARTLTFNGRTVPAADVHASFMAALTVYARVTTLEEWKRSLEASKLAA from the coding sequence ATGAAGAAGACGCCCGCGCTGCTGCTGATCGACATCCAGAACGACTACTTCCCCGGCGGCCTGATGGCGCTGGAGGGCATGGAAGCGGCCGCGGACAAGGCGGCGCAGCTCCTCGCGGAATTCCGCGCGCGCGACTGGCCGCGCTTCCACATCCAGCACGTGTCCACGAAGGCGGGCGCGACGTTCTTCCTGCCCGGCTCGGCCGGCGTGGAGATCCACCCGTCCGTGCAGCCCGCCGACGAGGAGCCGGTGGTGATGAAGCATTTCCCCAATGCGTTTCGCGACACCATGCTCTTCGACGAGCTGTGGCAGTGCAACGCGCGGGAGCTGGTGATCTGCGGTGCGATGAGCAACATGTGCATCGACGCGGCCACGCGGCATGCCGTGGACTTCGGCCTGCCGTCCACCGTGATCCACGATGCGTGCGCCGCCCGGACGCTCACGTTCAACGGCCGCACGGTTCCCGCCGCCGACGTGCATGCGTCGTTCATGGCCGCGCTCACCGTCTACGCCCGCGTCACGACGCTCGAGGAATGGAAGCGCTCCCTGGAAGCCTCGAAGCTCGCCGCATAG
- a CDS encoding PA domain-containing protein has protein sequence MTIKKLMAALFATAGLAALPASAANIFIVNFDGPGEGFNDPTPAAPVGGNPGTTLGEQRLNAFAYAASIWGANLQSTVDIYVGARMDPLACDANSAVLGSAGPTFVNRDFPAAPGQGTVVAGHWYHIALANKLAGEDFVPDFVHISARFNSELGKPNCLAGSPFYLGIDGNAGTLIDLSTVLLHEFGHGLGFSTTTNGTTGAYNGGFPSIYDKFAYDNDANKAWNQMTDAQRAASALNSRRLVWTGLNTWVSALFTLDFGTPQLQITKPFSIAGLYQVGEAAFGAQLDDKRVEQKVGQVVDQTNGTGLACTALSTANAKAVKGKVALVDRGVCGFAVKAKVVQDAGAKAMIVVENVDVTPPADMAGVDATVKIPSVRVTLATGNAIKGALAGGDDVKVQLEMNWLQLRGADRLGRTMLFNPKPFQPGSSISHWDTSAERNLLMEPFINADLTHSVKPPKDLTLPMLKDIGW, from the coding sequence ATGACCATTAAGAAACTGATGGCGGCGCTCTTCGCCACGGCCGGCCTGGCGGCGCTTCCCGCCTCCGCGGCCAACATCTTCATCGTGAACTTCGATGGCCCCGGCGAAGGCTTCAACGATCCGACGCCCGCGGCGCCGGTCGGCGGCAACCCGGGCACCACGCTCGGCGAGCAGCGGCTGAACGCCTTTGCGTACGCGGCCTCGATCTGGGGTGCCAACCTGCAGAGCACGGTGGACATCTACGTCGGTGCGCGCATGGATCCGCTCGCGTGCGACGCAAACTCCGCGGTGCTGGGCTCGGCCGGTCCCACGTTCGTGAACCGCGATTTCCCCGCGGCTCCCGGGCAGGGCACGGTCGTGGCCGGTCACTGGTACCACATCGCCCTGGCCAACAAGCTCGCCGGCGAGGACTTCGTTCCCGACTTCGTCCACATCAGCGCGCGCTTCAACTCCGAGCTGGGCAAGCCCAACTGCCTCGCGGGCTCGCCGTTCTACCTGGGCATCGACGGGAATGCGGGCACGCTGATCGACCTCTCGACGGTCCTGCTGCACGAGTTCGGCCACGGCCTCGGGTTCTCGACGACGACCAACGGCACGACGGGCGCCTACAACGGCGGCTTCCCGAGCATCTACGACAAGTTCGCGTACGACAACGACGCGAACAAGGCGTGGAACCAGATGACGGATGCGCAGCGCGCCGCTTCGGCGCTCAACTCGCGCCGCCTCGTCTGGACCGGGCTCAACACCTGGGTCTCGGCGCTCTTCACGCTGGACTTCGGCACGCCGCAGCTGCAGATCACCAAGCCGTTCTCGATCGCCGGTCTTTACCAGGTCGGTGAAGCCGCGTTCGGCGCGCAGCTCGATGACAAGCGCGTGGAGCAGAAGGTCGGGCAGGTCGTCGACCAGACCAACGGTACGGGGCTCGCTTGCACGGCGCTCAGCACGGCCAACGCCAAGGCGGTGAAAGGCAAGGTCGCGCTGGTGGATCGCGGCGTGTGCGGCTTCGCGGTGAAGGCGAAGGTCGTGCAGGACGCAGGCGCGAAGGCGATGATCGTGGTCGAGAACGTCGACGTGACGCCTCCGGCCGACATGGCGGGCGTCGATGCGACGGTGAAGATCCCGTCGGTTCGCGTGACGCTCGCCACGGGCAACGCCATCAAGGGCGCGCTCGCCGGCGGAGACGACGTGAAGGTGCAGCTCGAGATGAACTGGCTGCAGCTGCGCGGCGCCGATCGCCTCGGCCGCACGATGCTCTTCAACCCGAAGCCGTTCCAGCCGGGGTCTTCGATCTCGCACTGGGACACGAGCGCCGAGCGCAACCTGCTGATGGAACCCTTCATCAACGCCGACCTCACGCACTCCGTGAAGCCGCCGAAGGACCTGACGCTGCCGATGCTGAAGGATATCGGCTGGTAA
- the pdxH gene encoding pyridoxamine 5'-phosphate oxidase — protein sequence MNLADLRKDYALKTLDEAAVERDPLAQFLAWLSEALTAQLPEPTAMTLSTVDERGRPAGRIVLLKGAEPEGLAFFTNYQSRKGHDLAAHPYAALTFLWKELERQVRIEGQVVKVSAADSDAYFNRRPLGSRIGALASPQSEAIENRAWLEKRWSELEDEHGLSPERPAHWGGYRVVPDAYEFWQGRPSRMHDRVAYTREGSEWRIRRLAP from the coding sequence ATGAACCTCGCGGACCTTCGCAAGGACTATGCGCTGAAGACGCTCGACGAAGCCGCCGTCGAGCGCGATCCGCTCGCGCAATTCCTCGCGTGGCTCTCCGAAGCGCTCACCGCGCAACTCCCCGAGCCCACGGCGATGACGCTCTCCACCGTGGACGAGCGCGGGCGTCCCGCGGGTCGCATCGTGCTGCTGAAAGGTGCCGAGCCCGAGGGTCTCGCGTTCTTCACCAACTACCAAAGCCGCAAGGGCCACGACCTGGCGGCGCACCCGTACGCCGCGCTCACGTTCCTGTGGAAGGAGCTCGAGCGCCAGGTGCGCATCGAGGGGCAGGTCGTGAAAGTGAGCGCCGCGGATTCCGACGCGTACTTCAACAGGCGCCCGCTCGGCTCGCGCATCGGGGCGCTCGCAAGCCCGCAGAGCGAGGCCATCGAGAATCGCGCGTGGCTGGAGAAGCGCTGGAGCGAGCTCGAGGACGAGCACGGCCTCTCGCCGGAACGCCCGGCGCATTGGGGCGGCTATCGGGTCGTTCCCGATGCGTACGAGTTCTGGCAGGGTCGGCCCAGCCGGATGCACGACCGCGTCGCGTACACGCGCGAAGGAAGTGAATGGCGAATTCGCCGTCTCGCGCCGTAG
- a CDS encoding antibiotic biosynthesis monooxygenase family protein produces the protein MVLTVFRNRLRPDAGEEYGTTLERMLEIVRSMPGYIQHKVYIAGDGERCTIVEFDTEEHQRAWSTHAEHIQAKQKGRESYYSEYHLQVCTVLRDTRFPKA, from the coding sequence ATGGTGCTCACCGTCTTCCGCAACCGCCTGCGTCCCGATGCCGGAGAGGAGTACGGCACGACGCTCGAACGCATGCTCGAGATCGTCCGGTCGATGCCCGGCTACATCCAGCACAAGGTCTACATCGCGGGCGACGGCGAGCGCTGCACGATCGTCGAGTTCGACACCGAGGAGCACCAGCGCGCGTGGTCCACGCACGCCGAGCACATCCAGGCGAAGCAGAAGGGCCGCGAGAGCTACTACAGCGAGTACCACCTGCAGGTGTGCACGGTGCTGCGCGACACGCGCTTCCCCAAGGCGTGA
- a CDS encoding ribonuclease activity regulator RraA yields MSLDPKIVATLSKVTTATLTTLLLKKGLRNVWMRGTRPIRAGQPRLVGKAFTLRFVPAREDLATPESWSKPISTRGAIEAMPEGCIVVADAMGTTDAGIFGDILCARMAKKGVAGLITDGVVRDMAGVLSTGLPVWCQGAAAPPSVAGLTFVNWQEPIGCGGVAVFPDDVVVVDDDGAVLIPAAFVDDMVANAPEQERMEGWIMEEVGKGVALPGLYPMNAETKARYEATKKK; encoded by the coding sequence ATGTCCCTCGATCCGAAAATCGTCGCCACGCTTTCCAAGGTCACCACCGCCACCCTCACGACGCTGCTGCTGAAGAAGGGCCTTCGCAATGTCTGGATGCGCGGCACGCGCCCCATTCGCGCGGGGCAGCCGCGTCTCGTGGGCAAGGCATTCACGCTGCGCTTCGTGCCCGCGCGGGAAGACCTCGCGACGCCGGAATCGTGGTCGAAACCAATCTCCACGCGCGGCGCGATCGAGGCGATGCCGGAGGGCTGCATCGTGGTGGCCGACGCGATGGGCACGACGGATGCGGGCATCTTCGGCGACATCCTCTGCGCGCGCATGGCGAAGAAGGGCGTGGCCGGGCTCATCACCGATGGCGTGGTGCGCGACATGGCGGGCGTCCTTTCGACCGGCCTGCCGGTGTGGTGCCAGGGCGCAGCGGCACCGCCTTCCGTGGCGGGCCTCACGTTCGTGAACTGGCAGGAGCCGATCGGCTGCGGCGGCGTCGCGGTTTTCCCGGACGACGTCGTGGTGGTCGACGACGACGGCGCGGTGCTGATCCCCGCGGCATTCGTGGACGACATGGTCGCCAACGCTCCGGAGCAGGAGCGGATGGAAGGCTGGATCATGGAAGAAGTCGGGAAGGGGGTTGCCCTTCCCGGCCTCTATCCGATGAACGCCGAGACCAAGGCGCGCTACGAAGCGACGAAGAAGAAATAG
- a CDS encoding post-PEP-CTERM-1 domain-containing protein, translated as MSAVKQIHPLLGAVLLACAPLAHADTLQLPNVRIVTPSDAQRTAMSRWDSQAPAPAFRAYKDPVSGVLVDQSPEEALKASGTQSKAAARSAPPITFTSPKGGVIMSLDDSAMSNSVVTRDASGRPVMQCVTGTEAALDVLTRKTVKEDRHDH; from the coding sequence ATGAGTGCAGTAAAACAAATCCACCCGTTGCTGGGTGCAGTCCTGTTGGCCTGCGCGCCGCTTGCGCACGCCGACACGTTGCAGTTGCCGAACGTCCGTATCGTCACTCCGAGCGATGCGCAGCGCACCGCGATGTCCCGCTGGGACTCGCAGGCGCCCGCTCCCGCTTTCCGCGCATACAAGGATCCCGTTTCCGGCGTGCTGGTCGACCAGTCTCCGGAAGAAGCCCTGAAGGCGTCGGGCACCCAGTCCAAAGCGGCCGCGCGTTCCGCGCCGCCGATCACGTTCACTTCTCCGAAGGGCGGCGTGATCATGTCGCTCGACGACAGCGCGATGTCCAACTCCGTGGTCACCCGCGATGCCAGCGGCCGCCCTGTCATGCAGTGCGTGACGGGTACCGAGGCGGCACTCGACGTGCTCACCCGCAAGACCGTGAAGGAGGACCGCCATGACCATTAA
- a CDS encoding VOC family protein — protein MFSIDRIDHIVLTCHDVERTVAFYQQVLGMEPVTFAGGRRGLAFGRQKFNLHQAGREFEPKALKPGPGAIDLCLITLTPLADVQAHLKAQGVAIIMGPVEKTGATGPIQSVYFRDPDGNLVEVSNYP, from the coding sequence ATGTTCAGTATCGACCGCATCGACCATATCGTCCTCACGTGCCACGACGTGGAGCGCACGGTCGCGTTCTACCAGCAGGTCCTGGGCATGGAGCCCGTCACGTTCGCGGGCGGGCGCCGCGGGCTCGCGTTCGGGCGGCAGAAATTCAACCTCCACCAGGCGGGGCGCGAGTTCGAGCCCAAGGCGCTCAAGCCGGGTCCGGGCGCGATCGATCTCTGCCTCATCACGCTCACGCCGCTGGCCGACGTGCAAGCGCACCTGAAGGCCCAGGGTGTCGCGATCATCATGGGGCCGGTGGAGAAGACCGGCGCCACGGGACCGATCCAATCCGTCTACTTCCGCGACCCCGACGGCAACCTGGTCGAGGTCTCGAACTACCCATGA
- a CDS encoding NAD(P)-dependent oxidoreductase, translating into MVGTGAMGLGVVRALLGKGFTVRAHDIVAARQAMAVELGAVGCASAAEAARSSSVVITLVVDATQTRDALFGKGGVREGLMAGAVVMMCSTIAPADAESIAAELAGTPMLDAPISGGPARAHAGTLSVMAAGSEPAFAACEAVLAAMSAKCFRVSMRPGDGSRMKVVNNMLAAANLAAGCEAMALAEKLGLDAKQVRDVVNASSGGSWIFTDRMARALEGDFTPHAAARVLTKDVGLFTDVARSLGLETPMADCAREIFLDTVRRGYAEEDDAAVLKRYRDLYEN; encoded by the coding sequence ATCGTCGGGACCGGGGCGATGGGCCTCGGCGTGGTCCGTGCGCTGCTCGGCAAGGGCTTCACCGTTCGCGCGCACGACATCGTGGCCGCGCGGCAGGCGATGGCCGTGGAGCTCGGTGCGGTTGGGTGTGCCAGTGCTGCCGAGGCTGCGCGCTCGTCTTCAGTCGTCATCACGCTCGTCGTGGATGCCACGCAAACACGCGACGCGCTCTTCGGGAAGGGCGGCGTGCGCGAGGGCCTCATGGCCGGCGCCGTGGTGATGATGTGCAGCACGATCGCCCCCGCGGATGCCGAATCGATCGCGGCGGAGCTGGCGGGCACACCGATGCTCGATGCTCCCATCTCCGGCGGCCCCGCACGCGCGCACGCCGGAACACTCTCCGTGATGGCTGCCGGCAGCGAGCCCGCGTTTGCAGCGTGCGAGGCCGTGCTGGCCGCGATGTCGGCGAAGTGCTTCCGGGTGAGCATGCGGCCCGGCGATGGCTCGCGCATGAAAGTCGTCAACAACATGCTCGCGGCCGCGAACCTCGCCGCGGGGTGCGAGGCGATGGCGCTCGCCGAGAAGCTGGGCCTCGATGCGAAGCAGGTGCGCGACGTCGTCAACGCCAGCTCGGGTGGCAGCTGGATCTTCACAGACCGCATGGCCCGCGCGCTCGAGGGCGACTTCACGCCGCACGCCGCCGCGCGAGTGCTCACCAAGGACGTCGGCCTCTTCACCGACGTCGCACGCAGCCTCGGCCTCGAAACTCCGATGGCCGATTGCGCACGCGAGATCTTCCTCGACACCGTGCGTCGCGGTTACGCCGAGGAAGACGACGCGGCCGTCCTCAAGCGTTACCGGGACCTCTACGAAAATTAG
- a CDS encoding gamma-glutamylcyclotransferase, translated as MANSPSRAVALSYGPKPADPLTPTELLASLREALGPWKRGTPFWIFAYGSLMWNPSFSWDARHVATIRGYHRSFRVWSRLNRGTPDNPGLVLTLERGGSCRGLVYGIAPDRVQEEMHGIWKREMSYGSYCPKWLNCVVGAERVNALAFTVNRECSGYSGELPTDVMVNALASAKGRYGPAHDYLFKTTETLREHGIRDSRVEQLANLVRARLDP; from the coding sequence ATGGCGAATTCGCCGTCTCGCGCCGTAGCGCTGTCGTACGGGCCGAAGCCCGCCGACCCGCTCACGCCCACGGAGCTCCTCGCTTCGCTTCGCGAGGCGCTCGGCCCCTGGAAGCGCGGCACTCCCTTCTGGATCTTCGCGTACGGCTCGCTGATGTGGAATCCGAGCTTCTCGTGGGACGCGAGGCACGTCGCGACCATCCGCGGCTATCACCGCTCGTTCCGCGTGTGGTCGCGCCTGAACCGCGGCACTCCCGACAACCCCGGCCTCGTGCTCACGCTGGAGCGCGGCGGCAGTTGCAGGGGCCTGGTCTACGGCATCGCCCCGGATCGCGTGCAAGAGGAGATGCACGGCATCTGGAAGCGCGAGATGTCGTACGGCTCGTATTGCCCGAAGTGGCTCAACTGTGTCGTCGGCGCGGAGCGGGTGAATGCCCTCGCCTTCACGGTGAACCGCGAATGCTCGGGCTACTCCGGTGAGCTGCCGACCGACGTGATGGTCAACGCGCTTGCAAGTGCCAAGGGCCGTTACGGACCCGCGCACGACTATCTCTTCAAGACCACCGAGACGCTTCGCGAGCACGGCATCCGGGATTCCCGCGTGGAACAGCTCGCGAATCTCGTTCGCGCCCGGCTCGATCCGTAG